One Phaseolus vulgaris cultivar G19833 chromosome 2, P. vulgaris v2.0, whole genome shotgun sequence DNA window includes the following coding sequences:
- the LOC137809435 gene encoding uncharacterized protein, giving the protein MDCPNNQSKDKSASKKVERSKGRKAYISWEENKVSLTSSSSTESEENNLCFMVKDEESISDSVSEFSMDYDNYDQLLAAFKETHDEANRIVVICSKLQKMCGKENLGKFDAKSDEGVHIGYALNGLPKEWKTPRDLTLDNVIGNIEKRVSTRKSLNNFCEAMTFVSQVEPKNLNEALKDMARLEAVRLLLAFSCIKGFKLFQMDVKSAFLNGYINEEVFVSQPPGLEDHLHPGHVFKLKKALYGLKQAPRQ; this is encoded by the exons atggattgtccaaacaatcaatcaaaggacaaatctgccagcaagaaggttgaaaggagcaagggaagaaaagcttacatctcatgggaagaaaataaAGTATCTTTaaccagcagctcttcaactgaGAGTGAGGAAAACAAtctgtgcttcatggtgaaggATGAAGAgtcaatctctgattcagtaagtgaatTCTCTATGGATTAtgataactatgatcaattgcttgctgctttcaaggaaacacatgatgaagcaaataggaTTGTTGTAATATGCAGTaagttgcaaaag atgtGCGGCAAAGAAAATctaggtaagtttgatgctaaatctgatgaaggtgtgcacattggttatgctttgaatg gtttgccaaaagagtggaaaaccccgagagacctaacccttgataatgtcattgggaacattgagaaaagAGTATCAACTAGGAAATCCTTGAACAACTTCTGTGAAGCAATgacctttgtatctcaagtggaacccaaaaatctgaatgaagctctcaaggaca tggctcggctaGAAGCTGTCAGATTGctacttgccttctcctgcatcaaagggttcaagctattccaaatggatgtgaagagtgccttcttgaatggttatataaatgaagaggtatttgtttcacaaccaccaggtctTGAAGACCATCTGCATCCAGGACAcgtgttcaaactcaaaaaggctctctatgggctcaagcaagctcctaggcaatga
- the LOC137811769 gene encoding tetrahydroberberine oxidase-like: protein MKRLSSYFIAVTAIALLFSLTPSSADSHEKFVQCLYNYPHNTTSISNVVYTQTNSSYSSVLDVSIQNLRFFNATSKPLVVVTPLTVSHIQATIICSQRHGLQIRTRSGGHDYEGLSYVAGVPFVVVDLIKLRGIVVDVENSTAWVEAGATIGELYYRISQKSEILGFPAGVCPPVGVGGHFSGGGYGFLMRKFGLAADNVIDAHIVDVNGNLLDKETMGEDLFWAIRGGGGASFGVIVAWKIKLVPVPSTVTVFRVPRTLEENATEIIHKWQRVANKLNESLTIRINMGRVNSSQNGNLTVQAQFESLYLGRVDDLIPLMQNSFPELGLVREDCTEMSWIESILYMAGFTNGESTDVLLNRTQLNGLSFFKAKSDYVKDPIPDVGLQGLWPFLYEDEAEDAFVQFTPYGGRMNEISESETPFPHRSGNIFHIQYGVSWQEKGDVAAQRHVNWIRRVYNYTEAYVSKSPRSAYLNYRDLDIGVNNNGYTSFSQARIWGTKYFNNNFNRLARVKTKVDPRNFFRNEQSIPPLISKGRK from the coding sequence ATGAAACGTTTAAGCTCTTATTTTATCGCTGTTACTGCAATTGCTCTTTTATTTTCACTTACACCTTCTTCAGCAGATTCTCATGAAAAGTTTGTTCAATGTCTTTACAATTATCCCCATAACACCACCTCAATCTCCAATGTTGTTTACACCCAAACCAACTCTTCATACTCCTCTGTCCTAGATGTTTCCATCCAAAATCTTAGGTTCTTCAACGCAACCTCAAAACCCCTTGTCGTTGTGACTCCACTCACTGTTTCCCACATTCAAGCCACCATAATCTGTTCCCAACGCCATGGCCTGCAGATTCGAACCCGAAGCGGAGGCCATGATTACGAGGGTCTCTCCTACGTTGCTGGGGTTCCATTTGTTGTCGTTGACCTCATAAAGCTTCGAGGAATCGTAGTTGACGTAGAAAACAGCACTGCATGGGTTGAAGCTGGGGCAACTATTGGTGAACTTTACTACAGGATTAGCCAGAAAAGCGAAATACTAGGGTTCCCAGCAGGCGTGTGCCCCCCTGTGGGCGTTGGTGGCCACTTTAGCGGTGGTGGCTATGGATTCTTGATGCGTAAGTTCGGTCTTGCTGCTGATAATGTAATTGATGCTCACATAGTTGACGTCAATGGTAATCTCCTTGATAAAGAAACAATGGGTGAGGATCTATTTTGGGCCATTAGAGGTGGCGGTGGAGCAAGCTTTGGAGTCATCGTGGCTTGGAAGATAAAACTAGTTCCAGTTCCATCCACTGTGACAGTGTTCCGAGTTCCAAGGACGTTGGAAGAAAATGCAACGGAGATTATTCATAAGTGGCAGCGTGTGGCAAACAAACTTAACGAGAGCCTAACCATTAGGATCAACATGGGAAGGGTAAATTCAAGTCAAAATGGGAATCTAACTGTACAAGCGCAGTTTGAATCCTTGTATCTCGGACGTGTAGATGACCTAATACCCTTGATGCAAAATAGCTTCCCCGAGCTGGGTTTGGTGAGAGAAGACTGCACTGAGATGAGTTGGATAGAATCAATTCTCTACATGGCTGGGTTCACAAACGGTGAATCCACCGATGTTTTGCTGAACAGAACTCAATTAAACGGCTTATCGTTCTTCAAAGCAAAATCTGATTACGTGAAAGATCCCATTCCAGATGTTGGGTTACAAGGGTTATGGCCCTTCCTTTATGAAGACGAGGCTGAAGATGCTTTCGTTCAATTCACTCCTTATGGAGGCAGAATGAATGAGATTTCAGAATCCGAAACTCCATTCCCACACAGATCTGGCAACATATTCCACATTCAATATGGGGTGTCTTGGCAAGAAAAAGGGGATGTAGCAGCTCAAAGGCACGTGAACTGGATTAGAAGAGTGTACAATTACACGGAAGCTTATGTTTCAAAGTCTCCTAGATCTGCATATCTGAATTACAGAGACCTTGACATTGGAGTTAATAACAATGGTTACACCAGCTTCAGCCAAGCCAGGATTTGGGGCACAAAGTATTTCAATAATAACTTTAACAGATTGGCACGGGTGAAGACCAAGGTTGACCCTCGAAACTTCTTCAGAAACGAACAAAGCATACCTCCTCTTATCTCTAAGGGACGTAAATAG